A genomic window from Ignavibacteria bacterium includes:
- the rfaE2 gene encoding D-glycero-beta-D-manno-heptose 1-phosphate adenylyltransferase: protein MFESTDDLGFLNRLRAENKKIVFTNGVFDIIHRGHVEYLAEAKNCGDVLIVGLNSDSSVKMIKGDKRPIVSQDNRAFVLANLKPVDFVVIFYEDTPYNIIKKIMPDYLVKGADWAEDKIVGSDIVKQAGGEIKRIKFVENNSSTNIIEKITELYCK, encoded by the coding sequence ATATTTGAATCAACTGATGACCTTGGTTTTTTAAACAGGCTTAGAGCTGAAAATAAAAAAATTGTTTTTACTAACGGTGTATTTGATATAATCCATCGCGGACATGTTGAATACCTGGCCGAAGCTAAAAATTGCGGTGATGTATTAATAGTTGGTTTAAATTCTGACAGTTCTGTTAAAATGATAAAAGGTGATAAACGCCCGATCGTCAGTCAGGATAACCGCGCTTTTGTGCTTGCGAATTTAAAACCGGTGGATTTTGTTGTAATATTTTATGAAGATACTCCGTACAATATTATTAAAAAGATCATGCCTGATTACCTTGTAAAAGGTGCTGATTGGGCTGAAGATAAAATTGTAGGGTCTGATATTGTTAAACAGGCAGGCGGAGAAATAAAACGCATTAAATTTGTTGAAAATAACTCATCAACAAATATTATTGAAAAAATAACTGAGCTTTACTGCAAATAA
- a CDS encoding T9SS type A sorting domain-containing protein, translating into MIKSLRPFSVLLFFISIILSGAVFIENPKINSTSDVIPLWSTGTEIPISVRAGNSAGYSKNGEGYLFIVSGRNSADVIIKTVQKYRVSTNTWDTVAPHPTGLLGGATAILGDSLYIVGGVINPPGSGINTVTKYIITQNTWSNAANFPAGIVDAKAVSYQDSIIYVAGGLSGLSSAGLVYMYNANSNQWRAATPFPSATRRNFGGFAITGDTLVYMCGTSAFGSSQYFDSVYVGVINQNNRSEITWTRGANFPGQTRTFFDAHSWGSSGIIMTGGSTDNTFNTNSNECYTFSPGANSWQRLPDKPTSWLTGQSGSVNTGNNIWKLICASGYASSYLSQNEILSDTLLPIGLLQHNNSLPTRSSLMQNYPNPFNPETTINFELSEYSFAEFIIYDVNGKQIDIAYSGNLNAGSYKFNWSPVGLPSGVYFYTLKTEKFAETRKMILLK; encoded by the coding sequence ATGATAAAAAGCCTTCGTCCTTTTTCCGTACTTCTTTTTTTTATTTCAATAATTTTATCAGGTGCAGTCTTTATTGAAAATCCCAAAATCAACTCCACATCAGATGTAATACCTTTATGGAGCACGGGCACAGAAATTCCTATATCTGTTCGTGCGGGCAATTCAGCCGGCTATTCAAAAAATGGTGAAGGTTACCTGTTCATTGTATCGGGCAGAAATTCAGCCGATGTTATTATTAAAACCGTACAGAAGTACAGGGTCAGTACAAATACATGGGATACTGTTGCTCCGCATCCGACGGGTTTGCTTGGGGGTGCTACAGCAATATTGGGAGATAGTCTTTACATAGTTGGGGGAGTGATAAATCCGCCGGGCTCCGGAATTAATACAGTGACTAAATATATCATTACACAAAATACATGGAGCAATGCTGCAAATTTTCCGGCCGGCATTGTAGATGCTAAAGCAGTTTCTTACCAGGATAGTATTATTTATGTTGCAGGAGGCTTGAGCGGTCTTTCATCTGCAGGATTAGTTTACATGTATAATGCAAATTCCAATCAGTGGCGTGCTGCAACACCTTTTCCTTCGGCAACGAGGCGGAATTTTGGCGGGTTTGCAATTACCGGGGATACTTTGGTTTATATGTGCGGTACATCAGCATTTGGTTCATCACAATATTTTGATAGCGTATATGTTGGTGTAATAAATCAAAATAACAGGTCAGAGATTACATGGACACGCGGAGCAAATTTTCCGGGGCAAACAAGAACTTTTTTCGATGCTCATTCCTGGGGAAGCAGCGGAATAATAATGACAGGGGGAAGTACTGATAACACATTTAATACCAATTCAAATGAATGTTATACTTTCAGTCCCGGGGCAAATTCATGGCAAAGGCTTCCTGATAAACCAACTTCATGGTTAACCGGTCAAAGCGGATCGGTTAACACCGGAAATAATATATGGAAACTGATCTGCGCAAGCGGATACGCTTCTTCTTATCTATCTCAAAATGAAATCCTCTCTGATACTCTATTACCGATTGGATTGCTGCAACATAATAACAGTTTACCAACAAGATCTTCTTTAATGCAGAATTATCCGAATCCTTTTAATCCGGAAACAACCATTAATTTTGAACTTTCAGAATACTCATTTGCCGAATTTATTATTTATGATGTTAACGGAAAACAAATTGATATCGCATATTCGGGGAATCTTAACGCCGGAAGTTATAAATTCAATTGGTCTCCTGTTGGTTTACCAAGCGGAGTTTATTTTTATACTCTTAAAACGGAAAAATTTGCAGAAACAAGAAAAATGATTCTGTTAAAATAG
- the rfaE1 gene encoding D-glycero-beta-D-manno-heptose-7-phosphate kinase yields the protein MLDKYVYGTISRISPEAPVPVVDIDKTEFRLGGAANVANNIKALEAEPVLIGVIGNDYDSKHYLDVMRALGLSTVGIIKDNSRPTTAKTRVIAHSQHVLRVDSEIKDDINTSTGKKIIDYLNRNIRSFAAVILQDYNKGVLTSGMISKIISIAKKYNKPVYVDPKFHNFFEYRDVTVFKPNRKETADILAMKIDGEESVKEAGRKLIDKLNCEYLVLTRGEKGMMLFDKEKNKTVILNIPTKARKVADVSGAGDTVISTIAVMLAGGANIIEAVMLANQAAGIVCEEVGIIPITKKALLDSYKN from the coding sequence ATGCTGGATAAATACGTTTACGGCACAATTTCCCGTATATCTCCTGAAGCCCCTGTACCTGTCGTTGATATAGATAAAACCGAATTCCGACTTGGCGGAGCGGCAAATGTGGCAAATAATATCAAAGCTCTGGAAGCAGAACCGGTTCTTATCGGGGTAATTGGCAATGATTATGATTCAAAACATTACCTTGATGTTATGAGAGCTCTTGGTCTTTCAACCGTAGGAATTATAAAAGATAATTCCAGACCCACAACAGCAAAAACCAGGGTTATTGCCCACTCACAGCATGTACTAAGGGTTGATAGCGAGATCAAAGATGATATTAATACTTCAACAGGAAAAAAAATTATTGATTACCTTAACAGGAATATCAGATCATTTGCTGCAGTTATTTTACAGGATTATAATAAAGGTGTATTAACATCAGGGATGATTTCAAAGATAATAAGTATTGCTAAAAAATATAATAAGCCTGTATATGTTGATCCCAAATTCCACAATTTTTTTGAATACAGAGATGTAACGGTTTTTAAGCCTAACCGAAAAGAAACCGCAGATATCCTTGCTATGAAAATTGACGGAGAGGAATCAGTTAAAGAAGCAGGCAGAAAGCTTATTGATAAGCTTAACTGTGAGTATCTTGTACTTACGCGCGGTGAAAAAGGTATGATGTTATTTGATAAGGAAAAAAATAAAACGGTTATACTGAACATTCCGACCAAAGCGAGAAAAGTTGCTGATGTATCCGGTGCAGGCGATACTGTTATTTCTACAATAGCAGTTATGCTTGCAGGCGGCGCAAATATTATAGAAGCTGTAATGCTGGCAAACCAGGCTGCCGGGATTGTATGTGAAGAAGTAGGCATTATCCCGATCACCAAAAAAGCATTACTCGATTCATACAAAAATTGA
- a CDS encoding adenosylhomocysteinase, translating to MPKTLEKDLKLEKFKVKDMSLAEWGRKEIRLAEAEMPGLMAIREEYKDSKPLKGARIAGCLHMTIQTAVLIETLIELGAEVKWSSCNIFSTQDHAAAAIAAAGIPVYAWKGMNEEEFNWCIEQTLFFGSFDRPLNMILDDGGDLTNMVLDDYPELIAGIKGISEETTTGVHRLYERMKNGTLSLPCINVNDSVTKSKFDNKYGCKESLVDAIRRATDVMMAGKLAVVAGYGDVGKGSAQSLRGAGARVMVTEIDPICALQAAMDGYQVVTMDEAAKVADILVTATGNLNIITDRHFKSMKDKAIVCNIGHFDNEIDMAWLNKNYGNTKETIKPQVDIYNVDGKEIIILAEGRLVNLGCAMGHPSFVMSNSFSNQVLAQIELWNNHTNYENKVYVLPKHLDEKVAKLHLAKVGAKLETLTPEQAKYIGVEVEGPFKAEWYRY from the coding sequence ATGCCTAAAACATTAGAAAAAGATTTAAAGCTTGAAAAATTCAAAGTGAAAGATATGTCACTTGCTGAATGGGGAAGAAAAGAGATCCGTTTGGCTGAAGCTGAAATGCCGGGCTTAATGGCAATCAGGGAAGAATATAAAGATTCAAAACCATTAAAAGGCGCAAGAATAGCCGGTTGTCTGCATATGACTATTCAAACAGCTGTACTTATAGAAACACTCATAGAATTAGGCGCTGAAGTAAAATGGTCATCATGCAATATCTTTTCAACACAGGATCATGCTGCGGCTGCAATTGCGGCTGCGGGAATTCCGGTTTATGCATGGAAAGGTATGAACGAGGAAGAATTCAACTGGTGTATTGAGCAGACATTGTTCTTCGGATCATTTGACAGACCTCTCAATATGATACTTGATGATGGCGGCGACCTGACCAATATGGTTTTGGATGATTACCCGGAGCTTATCGCAGGAATTAAAGGAATCAGTGAAGAAACCACAACCGGTGTTCACAGGCTTTATGAAAGAATGAAAAACGGTACACTTTCATTACCGTGTATCAACGTAAATGATTCTGTAACAAAATCAAAATTTGATAACAAATACGGATGCAAAGAATCACTTGTTGATGCAATCCGACGCGCTACAGATGTTATGATGGCCGGCAAGCTTGCAGTTGTAGCCGGCTATGGTGATGTAGGCAAGGGTTCTGCACAGTCATTACGCGGCGCAGGTGCACGTGTAATGGTTACAGAAATTGATCCTATCTGCGCTCTTCAGGCTGCAATGGACGGATACCAGGTTGTTACAATGGATGAAGCTGCAAAAGTTGCAGATATTCTTGTTACAGCAACAGGAAACCTGAACATTATTACGGACAGGCATTTCAAATCGATGAAAGATAAGGCAATTGTTTGCAATATCGGACATTTTGATAATGAAATTGATATGGCATGGCTTAACAAGAATTACGGAAACACCAAAGAAACTATCAAACCGCAGGTTGATATATACAATGTTGACGGCAAAGAGATAATAATTCTGGCTGAAGGCAGACTTGTTAATCTTGGCTGCGCAATGGGCCACCCGTCATTTGTAATGTCAAATTCATTTTCAAACCAGGTACTTGCACAGATAGAGCTCTGGAACAACCATACAAACTATGAAAACAAGGTGTATGTGCTTCCAAAGCATCTTGATGAAAAGGTTGCAAAGCTTCATCTTGCAAAAGTAGGAGCAAAGCTTGAGACTTTAACACCTGAGCAGGCAAAATATATTGGTGTAGAAGTTGAAGGACCTTTCAAAGCAGAATGGTACAGGTATTAA
- a CDS encoding ligase-associated DNA damage response DEXH box helicase — protein MQANRSKSKRTPVKNLTAVLQSIQEREQFALKIIYDWFHKNKKAPFEFQKQAWQYYLNGYNGLLNAPTGSGKTYALWLPVVMEYIINNPDYKKKKYNGIQLLWITPLKALSKDIEKAMKDVLEALEIPWQVSTRTGDTTQSIRARQNKNLHEVLITTPESVHVMLSQKGYANLFKNLKAVVADEWHELLGSKRGVQTELALSRLRGVKPDLKVWGISATIGNLSEAMDVLLGEKKGKCKIVRAELEKKIEIHSVLPDEVEKFPWAGHLGIRLIDKIIPILRANRSTLIFTNTRSQSEIWYQKILELYPEFAGEIALHHSSIDKEMRNWVERALHNEKLKVVVCTSSLDLGVDFRPVDNVIQIGSPKGVARFLQRAGRSGHQPDALSRIYFVPTHSLELVEGAALKEAINQKVFEDRQPVLKPYDVLIQYLVTLAVSDGFDENELYNEIRATFAFQTLREDEWSWIMKFITTGGDTLKNYDEYRKVEFEDGLYRLKDRRKALFHKLSIGTIDSDLSMNVRYLSGGRLGTIEEGFIASLKTGDTFSFAGRNVELVSIKDNTAFVRRSKKRSSRVPSWQGGRMPLSSRLTEMLRIKLNEALEVNPKDIEIAAIKPLVALQASRSAVPKSNELLIEKFQTEEGYHLFVYPFEGRLVHEGMAAILSYRISQLKPMTFSYAMNDYGFELLSDTEIPIEDAINNNLFSDENLTEHIYKSINSGELAKRRFRPIARIAGLIFTGYPGKYKTSKNLQASAQLLFEVFSKYEPGSLLIKQAHEEMLQFQLEEYRLRTALSRIRGQKIIITHPSKPTPFAFPIMVDSMREKMSSEKLVDRVKKMQLKFEKD, from the coding sequence ATGCAGGCAAATAGATCAAAAAGTAAACGAACCCCTGTAAAAAATTTAACTGCTGTTTTACAATCAATACAGGAAAGGGAGCAATTTGCTTTAAAAATTATTTATGACTGGTTTCATAAAAACAAAAAAGCTCCATTTGAATTTCAAAAGCAGGCATGGCAATACTATCTAAACGGATATAACGGATTATTAAATGCTCCTACGGGCAGCGGCAAGACCTATGCTCTTTGGCTTCCGGTAGTTATGGAATATATAATAAATAACCCTGACTACAAGAAAAAAAAGTACAACGGAATACAGCTTTTATGGATAACGCCGCTTAAGGCTCTTTCAAAAGATATCGAAAAAGCCATGAAAGATGTTTTGGAAGCTTTGGAAATACCATGGCAGGTGAGTACCAGAACAGGTGATACGACACAAAGCATCAGGGCAAGGCAGAATAAAAACCTGCACGAAGTTCTTATCACAACCCCGGAAAGTGTGCACGTGATGCTCTCACAAAAAGGTTATGCAAACCTGTTTAAGAACCTGAAAGCAGTTGTAGCAGATGAATGGCATGAGCTTTTAGGTTCGAAAAGAGGTGTACAGACCGAGCTGGCGCTCTCCAGGCTTCGGGGAGTTAAACCAGACCTGAAAGTATGGGGAATATCAGCAACAATCGGGAATCTCAGCGAAGCAATGGATGTATTGCTGGGTGAGAAAAAGGGTAAATGCAAAATTGTTCGCGCTGAACTGGAAAAGAAAATAGAGATACATTCAGTATTGCCTGATGAAGTGGAAAAATTCCCATGGGCAGGACATTTGGGAATACGTTTAATTGATAAGATAATACCTATTCTCAGGGCAAACAGATCAACTCTCATTTTTACCAATACACGTTCACAATCAGAAATATGGTATCAGAAGATACTTGAGCTTTACCCTGAGTTTGCAGGTGAAATTGCTTTGCATCATAGCTCCATTGATAAGGAAATGAGAAACTGGGTAGAGCGTGCCCTGCATAATGAAAAATTAAAAGTTGTTGTGTGTACATCAAGCCTTGATCTTGGTGTTGACTTCCGGCCGGTTGATAATGTTATTCAGATCGGAAGCCCAAAAGGTGTGGCAAGATTTCTTCAGCGCGCCGGAAGAAGCGGCCACCAGCCTGATGCTTTAAGCAGGATATATTTTGTACCGACTCATTCACTCGAGCTTGTTGAAGGCGCAGCTTTAAAAGAAGCTATAAACCAGAAGGTTTTCGAAGACCGGCAGCCTGTTCTAAAGCCATATGATGTGCTTATACAATATCTTGTAACATTAGCAGTTTCAGATGGTTTTGATGAAAATGAGCTTTATAATGAAATCAGGGCGACTTTCGCTTTCCAGACACTTCGTGAAGATGAATGGTCATGGATAATGAAGTTCATAACTACAGGCGGAGATACACTGAAGAATTATGATGAATACCGCAAAGTAGAGTTTGAGGATGGCTTATACAGGCTTAAAGACAGAAGAAAAGCACTCTTTCATAAGCTTTCCATTGGAACAATAGACAGCGATCTAAGCATGAATGTAAGATACCTCAGCGGCGGCAGACTGGGTACTATTGAAGAAGGATTTATAGCTTCCCTGAAAACCGGCGATACATTTTCTTTTGCCGGCAGGAATGTTGAGCTTGTTTCAATAAAGGATAATACCGCATTTGTACGGAGAAGCAAAAAACGCTCAAGCCGCGTGCCAAGCTGGCAGGGAGGCAGAATGCCTCTATCATCAAGGCTGACTGAAATGCTGAGGATAAAATTAAATGAAGCGCTTGAAGTAAACCCCAAAGATATTGAAATTGCTGCTATTAAGCCCCTGGTTGCTCTTCAGGCTTCAAGATCTGCTGTGCCTAAGAGTAATGAGCTGCTTATAGAAAAATTTCAAACTGAAGAAGGATATCATTTGTTCGTTTACCCGTTTGAAGGAAGGCTGGTTCATGAAGGTATGGCTGCAATTTTATCTTACAGGATCTCACAGCTTAAACCAATGACTTTTTCATATGCAATGAATGATTATGGCTTTGAGCTTTTGAGTGATACAGAAATTCCCATTGAAGATGCGATAAATAATAACTTATTTTCGGATGAAAACTTAACGGAACATATTTATAAAAGTATTAACAGCGGAGAGCTTGCAAAACGCAGGTTCAGGCCTATTGCAAGGATAGCCGGCCTTATTTTTACAGGTTACCCCGGGAAATATAAAACATCAAAAAACCTTCAGGCATCAGCGCAGCTTTTGTTTGAAGTCTTCAGTAAATATGAACCAGGCAGCCTGCTTATTAAACAGGCGCATGAAGAAATGCTGCAGTTCCAGCTGGAAGAGTACAGGCTTAGAACTGCACTAAGCAGGATAAGAGGACAAAAAATAATTATTACGCATCCGTCAAAACCAACACCGTTCGCTTTTCCTATCATGGTTGATTCTATGAGAGAAAAAATGAGCTCTGAAAAGCTTGTTGACAGGGTTAAAAAAATGCAGCTTAAATTCGAAAAAGATTAA
- a CDS encoding macro domain-containing protein yields the protein MSIKTANTEFDVIQGDITLLDTDAIVNPANTFLMHNGGLAAAIVKRGGRIIQEESKKIGNVPTGGAVITTGGNLKAKHVIHAVGPRYKDGKSGEADKLASAVKNSLEVAEKKKLKSIAIPAISSGIFGYPVEESSQIIVDTVIEHFNAKKKAKEETTLEKVVFCLIDENTYALFKKALEGKIKKK from the coding sequence ATGAGCATTAAAACAGCAAATACGGAATTCGATGTGATCCAGGGTGATATAACCCTTCTTGATACTGATGCAATTGTGAATCCTGCCAACACATTTTTAATGCACAACGGCGGTCTTGCCGCAGCTATAGTAAAACGCGGCGGAAGGATTATACAGGAAGAATCCAAAAAGATAGGAAATGTGCCAACCGGCGGCGCAGTAATAACGACAGGAGGAAACCTGAAGGCTAAGCATGTTATACATGCTGTTGGACCAAGGTATAAAGACGGTAAATCCGGAGAAGCTGATAAGCTGGCATCAGCTGTAAAAAACTCTTTGGAGGTTGCCGAAAAGAAAAAACTTAAGTCTATTGCAATTCCAGCGATCAGCTCAGGTATATTCGGCTATCCCGTAGAGGAAAGTTCACAGATCATAGTTGATACGGTAATTGAACATTTTAACGCAAAGAAAAAAGCAAAAGAAGAAACCACACTTGAAAAAGTTGTGTTCTGTTTGATAGATGAAAACACTTATGCATTGTTTAAAAAAGCTTTAGAAGGTAAAATTAAAAAGAAATAA
- the aspS gene encoding aspartate--tRNA ligase, with protein sequence MKFTKRTNTCGELRLADEGKTVTLNGWVSQVRDLGGVIFINLRDRYGISQVTVNSENKPVYDTAKSLGLEYVVSATGTVQKRSSVNPNMDTGEIEVLASGIEILNTSETTPFVIEEELKASEELRFKYRYLDLRRKKIADNLVLRSKVYNIVHKFFERENFVEIETPILMKSTPEGARDYLVPSRVHKGKFYALPQSPQTYKQILMVSGMDRYVQICKCFRDEDLRADRQPEFTQIDLEMSFVEEQDVFRVVEGVVCDIWKNVKGVELQQPFRTMSYDEAMAAYGSDKPDLRIKGELKIVNITETVRTCDFKVFADAISAGGIVAGIKLSGQDVTRKIIDGLTDYVKTLKFGGLGYIKYNTDGTTSSPMLKFLSEEIQAKVKNSFTAEAGDVLFILSGEKKKVLSGLGNLRLKLAEQFKLIDETRNELLWVNDFPLFGYDEDSGEIVAEHHAFTMPHDADLAKLAEGCKDPAANIEKLTSIRAKCYDMVCNGSEFGSGSIRIHRGDIQSQVFNVLKLTKEEQEEKFGFLLGAFKYGAPPHGGFALGFDRIIATLCGTKDIRETIAFPKTTSAVGLMDNSPSPVDARQLNDLGILIKN encoded by the coding sequence ATGAAATTTACTAAAAGAACCAATACCTGCGGCGAGTTGAGGCTTGCCGATGAAGGTAAAACTGTTACATTGAACGGCTGGGTATCTCAAGTAAGAGATCTTGGCGGTGTGATTTTTATAAATTTACGCGATAGATACGGGATTTCACAGGTTACAGTTAACTCTGAAAACAAGCCTGTCTATGATACTGCAAAATCACTTGGACTGGAATATGTAGTTTCTGCCACAGGTACTGTACAGAAAAGATCCTCAGTAAATCCTAATATGGATACCGGGGAAATTGAAGTACTTGCATCCGGCATTGAAATACTTAACACTTCGGAAACCACACCATTTGTAATTGAAGAAGAGCTTAAAGCTTCAGAGGAATTAAGGTTTAAATACCGTTACCTGGATCTGAGAAGAAAAAAAATAGCTGATAACCTGGTATTAAGAAGCAAAGTTTATAATATAGTTCATAAATTTTTTGAGCGTGAAAATTTTGTTGAGATAGAAACCCCTATACTGATGAAATCAACACCTGAAGGAGCGCGTGATTATTTAGTTCCTTCAAGAGTTCACAAGGGTAAATTTTACGCACTACCGCAGTCACCGCAGACATATAAACAAATACTGATGGTAAGCGGTATGGACAGGTATGTGCAGATATGCAAATGTTTTCGTGATGAAGATCTAAGGGCTGACCGCCAGCCTGAGTTCACTCAAATTGATCTTGAAATGTCATTTGTCGAAGAGCAGGATGTTTTCAGGGTGGTTGAAGGTGTTGTTTGCGATATATGGAAAAATGTTAAAGGAGTTGAATTACAGCAGCCTTTCAGAACTATGAGCTATGATGAAGCTATGGCAGCATACGGAAGTGATAAACCTGACCTGAGAATTAAAGGCGAATTAAAAATAGTTAATATCACTGAAACTGTACGTACATGTGATTTCAAGGTTTTTGCTGATGCAATTTCTGCAGGCGGAATTGTTGCAGGAATAAAGCTGAGCGGGCAGGATGTAACCAGGAAAATCATAGACGGGCTAACTGATTATGTTAAGACTTTAAAATTCGGCGGGCTTGGTTATATAAAGTATAACACTGACGGAACAACTTCATCACCGATGCTGAAATTCCTAAGTGAAGAAATTCAGGCGAAGGTAAAAAATAGTTTTACAGCTGAAGCCGGTGATGTATTATTCATTTTATCCGGTGAAAAAAAGAAAGTATTAAGCGGTTTAGGGAACTTAAGATTAAAGCTTGCTGAACAGTTCAAACTGATAGATGAAACAAGAAATGAGCTGCTTTGGGTAAATGATTTCCCGCTGTTTGGTTATGATGAAGATTCAGGAGAAATTGTTGCAGAACATCACGCTTTTACGATGCCGCATGATGCTGACCTTGCAAAGCTTGCAGAAGGCTGTAAAGATCCGGCTGCGAATATCGAAAAGCTGACATCAATACGAGCAAAATGCTATGACATGGTTTGCAACGGAAGCGAGTTCGGTTCAGGCTCAATAAGGATACACAGAGGCGATATTCAATCACAGGTATTTAACGTACTTAAACTGACAAAGGAAGAACAGGAAGAGAAATTCGGGTTCTTGCTTGGAGCATTCAAATACGGGGCTCCGCCCCATGGCGGCTTTGCATTAGGATTTGACAGGATAATTGCCACACTTTGCGGCACCAAAGATATCCGCGAAACTATTGCATTCCCAAAAACTACAAGCGCAGTTGGATTGATGGATAATTCACCAAGTCCTGTTGATGCAAGACAATTAAACGACCTGGGAATATTAATAAAAAATTAA
- the pdeM gene encoding ligase-associated DNA damage response endonuclease PdeM, with the protein MLPYKAIYIEKHKTLIVSDIHLGKVGHFRNAGIAIPGGLAEADLVTLDMILQEIDVNELFVLGDLFHSGVNYDVRLFDAWRDVHHNIDINLVKGNHDIMSDEIYSHFEIRLHKKYFLWNRFLFTHKPLDESVQLNGCDYVFCGHIHPGVRLIGKGKQAVNLPCFHFTEKQCVLPAFGEFTGKCIVKPNGKDRVFVVAKSENDYAVLKVDKNI; encoded by the coding sequence TTGCTTCCTTACAAAGCTATTTACATTGAAAAGCATAAAACACTTATTGTCAGCGATATTCACCTGGGCAAGGTAGGACATTTCAGAAATGCCGGTATAGCTATTCCCGGCGGTCTTGCTGAAGCTGACCTGGTTACGCTTGATATGATATTACAGGAAATTGATGTAAATGAATTATTCGTGCTTGGAGACTTATTTCACAGCGGGGTAAATTATGATGTAAGGCTGTTTGATGCATGGCGTGATGTTCATCATAATATCGATATCAATCTGGTTAAGGGAAACCATGATATAATGTCAGATGAAATATATTCCCATTTTGAAATACGCCTTCATAAAAAATATTTTTTATGGAACCGCTTTTTGTTTACCCATAAACCTTTGGATGAATCCGTACAGCTGAATGGATGCGACTATGTTTTCTGCGGGCATATCCACCCGGGTGTGAGACTTATAGGCAAAGGAAAACAGGCAGTAAACCTGCCGTGTTTTCATTTCACTGAAAAGCAGTGTGTTTTGCCTGCATTTGGTGAGTTTACAGGTAAATGTATTGTAAAGCCTAATGGTAAAGACAGGGTTTTTGTTGTTGCTAAGAGTGAAAATGATTATGCTGTATTAAAAGTAGATAAAAATATTTAA